The genomic segment CCAAGATCGCAGCGGTTTCCCAAGCCTCCACGCCGCTGGCGCAGAAGATGTACGCCGAGCAGCCTCAGGGCGGCGAAGGCGAGCAGGCTGCCGACAACGCGCAATCCGGTGACGACGTGGTTGACGCTGAGTTCGAAGAGGTCAAGGACAACAAGTAAGCTGCGGCTTATGACCTCCATGACCCGGGGCAAAGCAGCGACCGCGACCGTGGCCGCTGCCTTTCGCTCCAACCCGATGCGGTGATGCCGCGACGGGGGTGATCGCCGCGCGGGGGCTTGCTCCCGCGTCGGCGTGTCTGGAGGGTACGAATTGAAGGTTCAGGAAATTTATGGCCAAACGTGACTATTACGAAGTGCTGGGTGTCGAGCGTGGCGCCAGCGAGGCAGAGCTGAAAAAGGCTTATCGCCGCCTCGCGATGAAGCATCATCCGGACCGTAATCCCGGAGACAAAGCCGCCGAAGACGCGTTCAAGGAAGCCAATGAGGCTTACGAAGTGCTGTCTGATGCGAGCAAGCGTCAGGCCTATGACCAATACGGTCATGCCGGCGTCGATCCGCAGATGGGCGCTGGCGCGGGTGGCGCTTATGGCGGTGCCAACTTCTCCGACATTTTCGGCGATGTCTTCAGTGATTTCTTCACTGGCGCGCGCGGCAGTTCGCGCGGCGGTGCCCAGCGCGGCAGCGACCTGCGTTACACGCTGGAGCTGGATCTGGAAGAGGCTGTGCGCGGCACCACGGTGACCATTCGCGTGCCGACGCTGGTCGAGTGCAAAACCTGTGATGGCTCGGGTGCCAAGAAGGGTACCAGTCCGGTCACCTGTACGACCTGCGGTGGTATCGGTCAGGTGCGCATGCAGCAGGGCTTCTTCTCGGTGCAGCAGACCTGCCCGCGCTGTCATGGTAGCGGCAAGATGATTTCCGATCCCTGCGGCAGCTGCCATGGTCAGGGGCGGGTCGAAGAGCAGAAGACGCTGTCGGTCAAGGTGCCGCCAGGTGTCGACACCGGTGATCGCATCCGCCTAACCGGCGAAGGCGAGGCGGGCGCGCAGGGTGGTCCGGCAGGCGATCTCTACGTAGTCGTCAATGTGCGCGAGCATCCAATCTTCCAGCGCGACGGCAAGCATTTGTACTGCGAGGTACCGATCAGCTTCGCCGATGCAGCGCTCGGCGGTGAACTGGAAGTTCCGACGCTGGACGGCCGGGTCAAGCTGAAGATCCCCGAGGGGACCCAGACCGGCAAACAGTTCCGCCTGCGTGGCAAGGGTGTTGCGCCAGTTCGTGGCGGTGCCGCCGGTGATCTGCTATGCCGTGTCGCGGTGGAAACGCCGGTCAACCTGGGCAAGCGCCAGCGCGAGCTTCTCGATGAGTTCCGCAAGACATTGCAGAGCGACAGTTCCCATTCGCCCAAGGCCAGTGGCTGGTTCGAAGGTATGAAGCGCTTTTTCGGCGATCTTTAACTCAGTGGCAGGCTGCAGCTGGCGGGCTTATCTGCCGCCGCTGCAGCATGAGGCTTGTAGTGTGGAGCGGTTTCTATGCGACGTATAGCAGTGATGGGCGCCGCCGGGCGCATGGGTAAGACCCTGGTTGAGGCCGTCCAGCAGACGGGCGGCGTGGCAGGGCTCACCGCGGCGATCGATCGGCCCGACAGCACACTAGTCGGAGCGGATGCGGGGGAGCTGGCGGGCATTGGTCGCCTGGGGGTTCCGCTGATCGGTGACGCGGCAAAAGTGGCGGAAGAGTTCGATGTGTTGATCGACTTCACCCATCCTTCGGTGACACTGAAGAATTTGGAAGTGTGCCGTCGGGCGGGCAAGGCGATGGTGATCGGCACGACCGGCTTTTCGGCCGAGGAGAAGGAGAAGCTGGCAGCGGCGGCGAAGGATATCCCGATCGTATTCGCTGCCAACTTCAGCGTTGGGGTCAACCTCTGCCTCAAGCTGCTGGACACGGCGGCGCGGGTGCTCGGCGATGAGGTGGATATCGAGATCATCGAGGCGCATCACCGGCACAAGGTTGACGCGCCTTCCGGTACGGCGCTGCGCATGGGTGAGGTGGTTGCCGATGCACTCGGTCGCGATCTGCAGAAGGTGGCCGTCTATGGCCGCGAGGGTCAGACCGGAGCACGGGAGCGCGACACCATCGGCTTCGCTACCGTCCGCGCAGGCGATGTGGTCGGGGATCATACGGTGCTGTTCGCCGCCGAGGGTGAGCGCGTCGAGATTACGCATAAGGCTTCCAGTCGCATGACGTTCGCCCGGGGAGCAGTGCGCGCCGCATTGTGGCTGGAGCAGCAGCCGGCAGGACTGTACGACATGCAAGACGTGCTTGGGCTGCGTTGAAAAGGCTGTCGCTTGGCGTTCGGGCTGATTTCGGCTGGACCTGAAAAGGCGTTTTCTGTAAGCTTCCCGTTT from the Stutzerimonas stutzeri genome contains:
- the dnaJ gene encoding molecular chaperone DnaJ, whose amino-acid sequence is MAKRDYYEVLGVERGASEAELKKAYRRLAMKHHPDRNPGDKAAEDAFKEANEAYEVLSDASKRQAYDQYGHAGVDPQMGAGAGGAYGGANFSDIFGDVFSDFFTGARGSSRGGAQRGSDLRYTLELDLEEAVRGTTVTIRVPTLVECKTCDGSGAKKGTSPVTCTTCGGIGQVRMQQGFFSVQQTCPRCHGSGKMISDPCGSCHGQGRVEEQKTLSVKVPPGVDTGDRIRLTGEGEAGAQGGPAGDLYVVVNVREHPIFQRDGKHLYCEVPISFADAALGGELEVPTLDGRVKLKIPEGTQTGKQFRLRGKGVAPVRGGAAGDLLCRVAVETPVNLGKRQRELLDEFRKTLQSDSSHSPKASGWFEGMKRFFGDL
- the dapB gene encoding 4-hydroxy-tetrahydrodipicolinate reductase, which encodes MRRIAVMGAAGRMGKTLVEAVQQTGGVAGLTAAIDRPDSTLVGADAGELAGIGRLGVPLIGDAAKVAEEFDVLIDFTHPSVTLKNLEVCRRAGKAMVIGTTGFSAEEKEKLAAAAKDIPIVFAANFSVGVNLCLKLLDTAARVLGDEVDIEIIEAHHRHKVDAPSGTALRMGEVVADALGRDLQKVAVYGREGQTGARERDTIGFATVRAGDVVGDHTVLFAAEGERVEITHKASSRMTFARGAVRAALWLEQQPAGLYDMQDVLGLR